In Acidimicrobiia bacterium, a genomic segment contains:
- a CDS encoding WhiB family transcriptional regulator, with product MLATGTVADIWQVKAACRGPESRVFFPPTWPERREERDARENRAKAICNACAVRVACLEYALQIREPHGIWGGLTENERRAVLDRRSG from the coding sequence ATGCTGGCAACCGGGACGGTCGCTGACATTTGGCAGGTCAAAGCCGCCTGCCGGGGTCCTGAGTCGCGCGTCTTCTTTCCGCCGACATGGCCGGAGCGACGCGAGGAACGGGACGCGCGCGAGAACCGCGCCAAGGCGATCTGCAACGCGTGTGCCGTGCGCGTGGCGTGCCTCGAGTACGCGCTGCAGATCCGCGAGCCGCACGGCATCTGGGGCGGTCTCACCGAGAACGAGCGCCGCGCGGTGCTCGATCGTCGCTCGGGGTAG
- a CDS encoding ArsA-related P-loop ATPase, whose translation MTNPALAQLIEKDSIIICCGSGGVGKTTTAAVIAQAAARRGRDAVVVTIDPAKRLANALGLDELSDSPSEVPRAMWDPSGAAPRGGRLSALMLDTKTTFDRLVTRYAGGEEQAQRILDNGFYRNVSGALSGTQEYMAMEKLYELHDDGGFELIVVDTPPTRHALDFLDAPDRLLRMLDNRIFRLLMMPTRAYLRVASVAVQTFLRTISRVVGTEVVDDIVAFFRAFEGMEAGFRDRATRVRALLADGGAAFVLVTSPRRDAIDEASYFARRLASEDRSIAALIVNRVHPAFGDELAEGLRLRAGELRTVDGDAGVRLAALYDNLADFNEIAARERSHLADLEEWVGDAAVAYVPFLAHDVHDLDALSEIGAEIFGE comes from the coding sequence GTGACGAACCCGGCGCTCGCTCAGCTGATCGAGAAGGACTCGATCATCATCTGCTGCGGCAGCGGCGGTGTCGGCAAGACCACGACCGCGGCGGTGATCGCGCAGGCGGCCGCACGTCGAGGGCGCGACGCGGTCGTCGTCACGATCGATCCGGCGAAGCGGCTCGCGAACGCGTTGGGACTCGACGAGCTCTCGGACTCGCCGTCGGAGGTGCCGCGCGCGATGTGGGATCCGTCGGGCGCGGCGCCGCGCGGCGGTCGTCTCTCCGCGCTCATGCTCGACACCAAGACGACGTTCGACCGTCTCGTCACGCGGTACGCGGGCGGTGAGGAACAGGCGCAGCGGATCCTCGACAACGGCTTCTACCGCAACGTCTCGGGCGCGCTCTCGGGCACGCAGGAGTACATGGCGATGGAGAAGCTGTACGAGCTGCACGACGACGGTGGCTTCGAGCTCATCGTCGTCGACACGCCGCCGACGCGACACGCGCTCGACTTCCTCGACGCGCCCGACCGGCTGTTGCGCATGCTCGACAACCGCATCTTCCGTCTCTTGATGATGCCGACGCGCGCGTATCTGCGCGTCGCCAGCGTCGCGGTGCAGACGTTCCTGCGCACGATCTCGCGCGTCGTCGGTACCGAGGTCGTCGACGACATCGTCGCGTTCTTCCGAGCGTTCGAGGGCATGGAAGCCGGGTTTCGCGACCGCGCGACCCGCGTGCGCGCGCTCCTCGCCGACGGCGGTGCCGCGTTCGTGCTCGTCACTTCGCCGCGTCGCGACGCGATCGACGAGGCGTCGTACTTCGCGCGCCGGCTCGCGTCGGAGGATCGGTCGATCGCGGCCCTGATCGTCAACCGCGTGCATCCCGCGTTCGGCGACGAGCTCGCCGAGGGTTTGCGGCTGCGTGCGGGCGAGCTACGCACCGTCGACGGCGACGCGGGCGTACGCCTCGCCGCGCTCTACGACAACCTCGCCGACTTCAACGAGATCGCGGCGCGAGAGCGCTCGCACCTCGCCGACCTCGAGGAGTGGGTCGGCGACGCCGCGGTCGCGTACGTGCCGTTCCTCGCCCACGACGTGCACGACCTCGACGCCCTCTCCGAGATCGGCGCCGAGATCTTCGGCGAGTAA
- a CDS encoding 3'(2'),5'-bisphosphate nucleotidase CysQ, which translates to MTALSDDELAAAIAQRAGELLLEVRATAQSEGVDDKTTRSRGDLTSNELILAELARERPDDAVLSEESKDDPIRLAAERVWIVDPLDGTREFAEFGRPDWAVHVALVVAGTPVAAAVALPALGEVLSTANPPSLAPAHAGAVRLVVSRTRPPKVTEFLASTMTAELVPMGSAGAKTMAVVRGEADVYAHGGGQYEWDSAAPVGVAAAAGLHVSRLDGSPLVYNQPDPYLPDLLVCRPELAETVLAALAAAPPDTAD; encoded by the coding sequence GTGACCGCCCTCTCCGACGACGAGCTGGCCGCCGCGATCGCGCAGCGGGCCGGCGAGCTGCTGCTCGAGGTGCGCGCGACCGCGCAGTCAGAAGGCGTCGACGACAAGACGACGCGCAGCCGCGGCGACCTCACGAGCAACGAGCTGATCCTCGCCGAGCTCGCGCGTGAGCGACCCGACGACGCGGTGTTGTCGGAGGAGTCGAAGGACGACCCGATCCGACTCGCGGCCGAGCGCGTCTGGATCGTCGACCCGCTCGACGGCACGCGCGAGTTCGCGGAGTTCGGACGACCCGACTGGGCCGTGCACGTCGCGCTCGTCGTCGCGGGCACGCCGGTCGCGGCCGCGGTCGCGTTGCCCGCGCTGGGCGAGGTGCTGTCGACCGCGAACCCGCCCTCGCTCGCGCCGGCGCACGCCGGCGCAGTCCGCCTCGTCGTCAGCCGCACGCGGCCACCGAAGGTGACCGAGTTCCTCGCGTCGACGATGACGGCCGAGCTCGTGCCGATGGGCTCGGCGGGCGCCAAGACGATGGCGGTCGTGCGCGGCGAAGCCGACGTCTACGCGCATGGCGGCGGACAGTACGAGTGGGACTCGGCCGCGCCGGTCGGCGTCGCCGCGGCCGCGGGGCTGCACGTGTCGCGACTCGACGGCTCGCCCCTCGTCTACAACCAGCCCGATCCGTATCTCCCCGACCTGCTCGTGTGCCGCCCCGAGCTCGCGGAGACCGTTCTCGCCGCGCTCGCCGCGGCACCCCCGGACACGGCTGATTGA
- a CDS encoding YdeI/OmpD-associated family protein, translated as MAGLDVPTLIVSDAAAFRAWLDAHCDRSDGVWLVLAKKGMTDPTSLTYAAALEEALCQGWIDGQKRSRDAATFAQRFTPRRRTSQWSKRNLRISEELIAAGRMRPSGLAEIDQAKADGRWAAAYSGQAEASVPADLAAALAANSAAQKMFADLSGANRYAVLYRIETAKRAETRSRRVDQFVEMLARGETIHPQQRARPV; from the coding sequence ATGGCAGGACTTGATGTTCCGACCTTGATCGTTTCGGACGCGGCCGCGTTTCGCGCCTGGCTTGACGCGCATTGCGACCGTTCCGACGGTGTTTGGTTGGTCCTCGCCAAGAAAGGCATGACTGACCCGACCAGCCTGACCTATGCCGCGGCTCTGGAAGAAGCGCTATGCCAGGGATGGATCGACGGCCAGAAGCGAAGCCGCGACGCCGCGACGTTCGCGCAGCGGTTCACTCCCAGGCGCCGCACGAGTCAGTGGTCGAAGCGCAATCTCCGCATATCCGAGGAACTGATCGCGGCGGGCCGGATGCGGCCGTCCGGGCTCGCTGAGATCGACCAAGCCAAGGCCGATGGCCGCTGGGCCGCCGCGTATTCGGGACAGGCAGAGGCATCGGTTCCGGCCGATCTCGCGGCCGCATTGGCGGCCAACTCTGCTGCGCAGAAGATGTTCGCCGACCTGAGCGGGGCCAACCGATACGCGGTGTTGTACCGCATCGAAACCGCGAAGCGTGCCGAGACTCGCTCTCGTCGGGTCGATCAATTCGTAGAGATGCTGGCTCGTGGCGAAACGATCCATCCCCAGCAACGCGCCCGACCGGTATAG
- a CDS encoding NfeD family protein, which yields MRPFHQRRRWWMGVCAAVALAAPLLGAFAGAARAATPASLPGIDVVQVQGLVDPPNASLIRGAIDRAEHRHSTLLVFQLDSSGAVDVDVAALAKRIHEATVPIAVWIGPTGSTARGGAAVLAESAAVLSITPGSHVGPATPVRLDHPGDEIAPSVDAWIAANVPSSRQSATKRLFDGARLNADDAGASHTVDRVDNVLGDLVVGLDNKTVQTAAGARRLSTATVIGTGRGRRKQPNQDVRFSKLGLGDQLLHTLDGPWVAYMLFVAGLALLVFEFYTASIGLAGLVGALALVGGLTGFSHLPVQWWAVGLLMFGIFGFTVDVQAGTLGVWTGIGAAGLVAGSLTLYGGSSRLDPTWWSIVIVCGLTATFMVGGMTAMIRSRFATPTVGREGLVGEMGTAEVAVDPDGVVRLRGARWRARTNRATPIPAGDAIRVVAIDGLVLEVEPESGGAREIHT from the coding sequence ATGCGACCCTTCCACCAACGTCGGCGCTGGTGGATGGGGGTGTGCGCCGCCGTCGCGCTCGCTGCGCCGCTGCTCGGCGCGTTCGCCGGAGCCGCCCGCGCGGCGACACCCGCGTCGCTCCCCGGCATCGACGTCGTGCAGGTGCAAGGGCTCGTCGATCCGCCGAACGCGAGCCTGATTCGCGGCGCGATCGACCGCGCCGAGCACCGCCACTCGACGCTGCTCGTGTTCCAACTCGACTCCAGCGGCGCGGTCGACGTCGACGTCGCCGCGCTCGCGAAGCGCATTCACGAGGCGACCGTGCCGATCGCGGTGTGGATCGGGCCGACCGGCTCGACCGCGCGCGGTGGCGCCGCGGTGCTCGCGGAGTCGGCCGCGGTGCTGTCGATCACACCCGGATCACACGTCGGTCCTGCGACGCCGGTGCGCCTCGATCATCCCGGCGACGAGATCGCGCCGTCGGTCGACGCGTGGATCGCGGCGAACGTGCCGTCGTCGCGCCAGAGCGCGACGAAGCGGCTCTTCGACGGCGCGCGTCTGAACGCCGACGACGCGGGCGCGTCGCACACCGTCGACCGCGTCGACAACGTGCTCGGCGACCTCGTCGTCGGCCTCGACAACAAGACCGTGCAGACCGCGGCCGGCGCGCGCCGCCTCTCGACCGCGACCGTCATCGGCACCGGGCGCGGCCGGCGCAAGCAGCCGAACCAGGACGTCCGCTTCTCCAAGCTCGGACTCGGCGATCAGCTGCTGCACACACTCGACGGCCCGTGGGTCGCGTACATGCTGTTCGTCGCGGGCCTCGCGCTGCTGGTGTTCGAGTTCTACACGGCGTCGATCGGGCTCGCGGGGCTCGTCGGCGCGCTCGCGCTCGTCGGCGGCCTCACCGGCTTCTCGCACCTCCCGGTGCAGTGGTGGGCGGTCGGTCTCCTCATGTTCGGCATCTTCGGGTTCACCGTCGATGTGCAGGCGGGCACGCTCGGTGTGTGGACGGGCATCGGTGCCGCCGGGCTCGTCGCGGGCTCGCTCACGCTCTACGGCGGCTCGTCGCGCCTCGACCCGACGTGGTGGTCGATCGTGATCGTGTGCGGGTTGACGGCCACCTTCATGGTCGGCGGCATGACCGCGATGATCCGATCGCGTTTCGCGACGCCGACGGTGGGGCGCGAGGGGCTCGTGGGCGAGATGGGCACCGCGGAGGTGGCGGTCGATCCCGATGGTGTCGTCCGACTACGTGGCGCGCGATGGCGCGCGCGCACGAATCGCGCGACACCGATCCCGGCGGGCGATGCGATCCGTGTCGTGGCCATCGACGGCCTCGTGCTCGAAGTGGAACCCGAGAGCGGCGGCGCGCGCGAAATCCATACCTGA
- a CDS encoding response regulator, whose amino-acid sequence MTTILVAAEAEWVRNQVRTAFVGPGQEVVEVTRGQEVKGAVLEHDPDLVVLDLQIANMGGIAVAIDLRNEESAWRLPHSTLLLLLDREADRFLATRADVEAVLVKPVDAGTLRRTAKRLLAERAERIASEEREAADAAADA is encoded by the coding sequence GTGACCACGATCCTCGTCGCCGCCGAAGCCGAGTGGGTGCGCAACCAGGTGCGCACCGCCTTCGTCGGGCCGGGCCAGGAAGTGGTCGAGGTCACGCGCGGCCAGGAGGTCAAGGGCGCGGTGCTCGAGCACGACCCCGACCTCGTGGTGCTCGACCTCCAGATCGCCAACATGGGCGGGATCGCCGTCGCGATCGACCTGCGCAACGAGGAGTCGGCGTGGCGGCTCCCGCACAGCACGCTCCTGTTGCTGCTCGACCGCGAGGCCGACCGCTTCCTCGCGACGCGCGCCGACGTGGAGGCCGTGCTCGTGAAGCCGGTCGACGCGGGCACGCTCCGGCGGACGGCGAAGCGACTGCTCGCGGAGCGGGCCGAGCGCATCGCGAGTGAAGAGCGCGAAGCCGCCGACGCCGCGGCCGACGCGTGA
- a CDS encoding ArsA-related P-loop ATPase has translation MEPARFCSTSRVVIVAGKGGVGKTTVTAALAVAAARTGMSVLIVEVEGKSGLASAFDRPALTYDEAHLDDGIIARTLTPDAALLDYLVSHGMKRISKRLAASGALDVVATAVPGMKDILVLGKVKSIEQDRTADLIVLDAPAAGHAISFLLSARGLVDAVRVGPVRKQAQDVIELLSDPLRCQVILVTIPEETPVNELVDTAFAIEDRAGVALGPVVVNGCYDAPEYALAAAAPDAIAADATTIDRFVSPREAEDLAHAAEFRAARYAIQQEQAARLADRLPLPQLRLPFLFHSELGRREIHHLADALTAQIELLPEPSAVGS, from the coding sequence ATGGAGCCGGCCCGTTTCTGCTCCACGTCGCGCGTCGTGATCGTGGCGGGCAAGGGTGGAGTCGGAAAGACCACCGTGACCGCCGCACTCGCGGTGGCCGCGGCCCGCACGGGCATGAGCGTGCTCATCGTGGAAGTCGAGGGCAAATCGGGGCTCGCGTCCGCCTTCGATCGCCCCGCGCTCACCTACGACGAAGCGCACCTCGACGACGGCATCATCGCCCGCACGCTCACGCCGGACGCCGCGCTCCTCGACTACCTCGTGAGCCACGGCATGAAGCGCATCTCGAAACGCCTCGCGGCGTCGGGCGCGCTCGACGTGGTCGCGACCGCGGTGCCCGGGATGAAGGACATCCTCGTGCTCGGCAAGGTGAAGAGCATCGAGCAGGACCGCACCGCGGATCTCATCGTGCTCGACGCGCCCGCGGCCGGGCACGCGATCTCGTTCCTGCTCTCGGCGCGCGGTCTCGTCGACGCGGTGCGTGTCGGTCCGGTGCGCAAGCAGGCGCAGGACGTCATCGAGCTGCTGTCGGATCCGCTGCGCTGCCAGGTGATCCTCGTGACGATTCCGGAAGAGACGCCCGTCAACGAGCTCGTCGACACCGCGTTCGCGATCGAGGACCGCGCCGGCGTCGCACTCGGACCGGTGGTGGTGAACGGGTGCTACGACGCGCCCGAGTACGCGCTCGCGGCGGCGGCTCCCGACGCGATCGCGGCCGACGCGACGACGATCGACCGGTTCGTGTCGCCGCGCGAAGCCGAAGACCTCGCGCACGCGGCCGAGTTTCGCGCCGCGCGGTACGCGATCCAGCAGGAGCAGGCGGCGCGCCTCGCGGACCGGTTGCCGTTGCCCCAGCTGCGGTTGCCGTTCCTGTTCCACTCCGAGCTCGGCCGCCGCGAGATCCATCACCTCGCCGACGCGTTGACCGCGCAGATCGAGCTGCTGCCCGAACCCTCCGCAGTTGGGTCGTGA
- a CDS encoding Calx-beta domain-containing protein, with protein MARGARAAFVAVVVCGSTLPGGSATARTRVGAPQRPAHRAGILRPAVANPGRVQQIAGQAGYAFDTGTTVTVSTTVTVPTLQCGLVPVAERSSQPGLQQTLEVGGQYVMVESFCAPSSGGGYSQFNLMNALLNGQPYDPHGFLGTLPGTQIQLSESVDPSALTATISSPSQGFTKTIVVNGSWGGSAFVGAIDYSESANGGVPPYNPVPFASTDVNGGPLGAYVATHPRSVRQSSVWGLVMQDETSDVGSGDAFTITNSNLTLPTVSVSTKGPVARPTSGTATIVFTVALSSAQSDPAYLDDVTQDGTAIAGTDYDATSGTLAFPAGTTSRKVVVTVLPGEPTTDAELDFLLELSNPSYAYVPQGTAGGGRILTGPAVSAVTPSQSDVGRFAPTWTITGSGFTGATAVGFYSGSDRLFHENPSNFSVNADGTQIATHATQEAGLENLLHEEFGDQSSYALDVRVSVGDATSVATPADVITLNGPMITGARPGSVDLSVHPGPAFTLNGSGFTGATSVGFYTGTTRHFHIVASHLTVNADGTKITTANIDPTAIAQILQEDLGDPPWVLDVRASTGAITSNAQTITVGTGPVVSSVTPAESDVGRLAPTWTITGSRFTGASAVGFYSGSQRLFHLDPSKFAVSADGTQITTHATEEAGIENILHEEFGDQSRYTLDVRVTVDGFVSAAGPTDVITLDGPQLVRARPASVNLAHHPGPIFTLTGSGLTGATSIGFFTGSMRHFRFTGTVLEVSPDGTRLTTSNTNASRMAQILQEDLGDAPWVLDVRVSTGAITSNAETITFTNGSAAGPQQRF; from the coding sequence GTGGCAAGAGGAGCGCGCGCGGCGTTCGTCGCCGTGGTCGTCTGCGGTTCGACGCTGCCGGGTGGCTCGGCGACGGCGCGCACGCGCGTCGGCGCGCCGCAACGGCCGGCGCACCGGGCTGGCATCCTCCGTCCGGCGGTCGCGAACCCGGGCCGCGTGCAGCAGATCGCGGGGCAGGCGGGGTACGCGTTCGACACCGGCACGACGGTGACGGTGAGTACGACGGTCACGGTCCCGACACTGCAGTGCGGCCTCGTGCCGGTGGCCGAGCGATCGTCGCAACCGGGCCTGCAGCAGACGCTCGAGGTCGGCGGCCAGTACGTGATGGTCGAGTCGTTCTGCGCGCCGAGCAGCGGCGGCGGCTACTCGCAGTTCAACCTCATGAACGCGCTGCTGAACGGCCAGCCGTACGACCCGCACGGATTCCTCGGCACGCTTCCCGGTACGCAGATCCAGCTCTCGGAGTCCGTGGACCCGAGCGCGTTGACCGCGACGATCAGCTCGCCCAGCCAGGGCTTCACGAAGACGATCGTCGTGAACGGTTCCTGGGGTGGCAGCGCGTTCGTCGGCGCGATCGACTACTCCGAGAGCGCGAACGGCGGCGTGCCTCCGTACAACCCGGTTCCTTTCGCGTCGACGGACGTGAACGGCGGTCCGCTCGGTGCGTACGTCGCGACGCATCCGAGGTCGGTGCGGCAGAGCTCGGTGTGGGGCCTGGTCATGCAGGACGAGACGTCGGATGTCGGCTCCGGCGACGCGTTCACGATCACGAACTCGAACCTCACGTTGCCGACCGTGTCGGTGTCGACGAAGGGCCCGGTCGCGCGTCCGACGAGCGGCACCGCGACGATCGTGTTCACGGTCGCGTTGTCGTCCGCGCAATCGGATCCCGCGTACCTCGACGACGTCACGCAGGACGGCACCGCGATCGCGGGCACCGACTACGACGCGACGAGCGGCACGCTCGCCTTCCCCGCGGGGACGACGAGTCGGAAGGTTGTTGTCACCGTGCTCCCGGGCGAGCCGACGACGGATGCGGAGCTCGACTTCCTGCTCGAGCTCTCGAACCCGAGCTACGCGTACGTTCCGCAGGGCACCGCGGGCGGCGGCCGCATCCTGACCGGTCCCGCCGTGAGCGCGGTGACCCCGTCGCAGTCGGATGTCGGCCGATTCGCTCCGACGTGGACGATCACCGGATCCGGGTTCACCGGTGCGACCGCGGTCGGCTTCTACTCGGGCAGCGATCGTCTGTTCCACGAGAACCCGAGCAACTTCTCGGTCAACGCGGACGGTACGCAGATCGCGACGCACGCAACGCAGGAAGCAGGGCTCGAGAACCTCCTCCACGAGGAGTTCGGCGATCAGAGCAGTTACGCACTCGACGTGCGCGTCAGCGTCGGCGACGCGACCTCGGTCGCGACGCCCGCGGACGTGATCACGCTGAACGGTCCGATGATCACGGGCGCGCGACCGGGAAGCGTCGACCTCAGCGTGCACCCCGGCCCGGCCTTCACACTGAACGGGAGCGGCTTCACCGGCGCGACGTCGGTCGGCTTCTACACGGGTACGACGCGTCACTTCCATATCGTCGCGAGTCATCTCACCGTCAACGCCGACGGCACGAAGATCACCACCGCCAACATCGACCCGACCGCCATCGCGCAGATCCTTCAGGAAGATCTCGGTGATCCGCCGTGGGTGCTCGACGTGCGCGCCTCGACCGGCGCGATCACGAGCAACGCACAGACCATCACGGTCGGAACCGGACCGGTCGTGAGCAGCGTGACGCCGGCCGAGTCGGATGTCGGCCGGCTCGCGCCGACGTGGACGATCACCGGTTCGCGGTTCACGGGTGCGTCCGCGGTCGGGTTCTATTCGGGCTCACAGCGGCTGTTCCATCTGGACCCGAGCAAGTTCGCGGTCAGCGCCGACGGCACGCAGATCACGACGCACGCGACCGAGGAAGCGGGCATCGAGAACATCCTGCACGAGGAGTTCGGCGATCAGAGCCGCTACACACTCGACGTGCGCGTCACCGTCGACGGATTCGTGTCCGCGGCGGGTCCGACCGACGTGATCACGCTCGACGGTCCGCAGCTCGTGCGGGCGCGCCCGGCCTCGGTGAACCTCGCGCATCACCCGGGGCCGATCTTCACGCTGACGGGAAGCGGCTTGACCGGTGCGACGTCGATCGGGTTCTTCACCGGGTCGATGCGTCACTTCCGCTTCACCGGCACGGTCCTCGAGGTGAGCCCGGACGGCACGCGGCTCACCACGAGCAACACGAACGCGAGCCGGATGGCGCAGATCCTGCAGGAGGACCTCGGTGACGCGCCGTGGGTGCTCGACGTGCGCGTCTCCACCGGCGCGATCACGAGCAATGCCGAGACGATCACCTTCACGAACGGCTCCGCCGCCGGGCCGCAGCAGCGCTTCTAG
- a CDS encoding DEAD/DEAH box helicase, whose protein sequence is MSFSELGVSAELVVALEARGITAPFPVQTATIADGLAGHDLCVEAPTGSGKTLAFGIPLVARVGRAAPKRPRALVLAPTRELAAQISAELAPLATTRRKRVLAVYGGVGYEQQLRALRRGVEILVACPGRLQDLVDRAAVVLDQIEIVVIDEADRMADMGFLPVVRKLIDRTPSTRQTLLFSATLDGDISALTTGYQRDPRRHTVAAAAGQEQKLEHRFVDLEPGALVDHTAELIRAEGPTIVFCRTRHRADRISKQLRAAGIEAAAIHGGLSQNKRDQTLARFKAARLSAIVATDVAARGVHVDDVACVVHFDLPADAKTYVHRSGRTGRAGATGTVVSLVTREQRAEGRALRAQFAPSEADKSRAHNERAARPANPRSGRRRSRNPRRTRSAS, encoded by the coding sequence TTGTCGTTCTCAGAACTCGGCGTCTCCGCCGAACTCGTCGTCGCGCTCGAAGCGCGCGGCATCACCGCCCCGTTCCCCGTCCAGACCGCCACGATCGCCGACGGCCTCGCCGGCCACGACCTCTGCGTCGAGGCTCCGACCGGATCGGGCAAGACCCTGGCGTTCGGTATCCCGCTCGTCGCGCGCGTCGGTCGCGCCGCGCCCAAGCGGCCGCGCGCACTCGTGCTCGCGCCGACGCGTGAGCTCGCCGCGCAGATCAGCGCGGAGTTGGCCCCGCTCGCCACCACGCGTCGCAAGCGCGTGCTCGCCGTGTACGGCGGCGTGGGCTACGAGCAGCAGCTGCGCGCGCTGCGCCGCGGCGTCGAGATCCTCGTCGCGTGCCCCGGCCGGCTGCAGGACCTCGTCGACCGCGCGGCCGTCGTGCTCGACCAGATCGAGATCGTCGTCATCGACGAGGCCGACCGCATGGCCGACATGGGGTTCCTTCCCGTCGTGCGGAAGCTGATCGACCGCACGCCCTCGACGCGCCAGACCCTGCTGTTCTCGGCGACCCTCGACGGCGACATCTCGGCGTTGACCACGGGTTACCAGCGCGACCCGCGCCGGCACACCGTCGCGGCGGCGGCGGGCCAGGAGCAGAAGCTCGAGCACCGCTTCGTCGACCTGGAGCCGGGCGCGCTCGTCGATCACACCGCAGAGCTGATCCGCGCCGAAGGCCCCACGATCGTCTTCTGCCGCACCCGTCACCGTGCCGACCGCATCTCGAAGCAGCTGCGCGCCGCCGGCATCGAGGCCGCGGCCATCCACGGCGGTCTGTCGCAGAACAAGCGTGATCAGACGCTCGCGCGATTCAAGGCCGCGCGTCTCAGCGCGATCGTCGCGACCGATGTCGCCGCGCGCGGCGTCCACGTCGACGACGTGGCCTGCGTCGTCCACTTCGATCTGCCCGCCGACGCGAAGACGTACGTGCACCGTTCGGGACGCACCGGCCGCGCCGGCGCCACGGGCACCGTCGTGAGCCTCGTCACTCGCGAGCAGCGCGCGGAGGGCCGAGCGCTCCGGGCGCAGTTCGCGCCGTCAGAAGCGGACAAGTCGCGAGCACACAACGAGCGGGCCGCGCGTCCGGCGAACCCGCGATCCGGTCGTCGCCGCTCCCGCAATCCGCGCCGCACCCGTTCGGCTTCGTAA